The genomic region GCGCCGGCGGTCGGCGCGCTGCTGATGTCATTGTGGCTGGCGCGCTTCCCGGTGGAACGCAAGGTCGGACGCATCATGTTCACCGCCGTCGGGGTGTTCGGTGTCGCGACCATCGCCTTCGGCCTGTCGACCTCGTTCTGGTTCTCGCTGGCCGTGCTGGTGGTACTCGGCGCCGCGGACATGATCAGCATGGTGATCCGCGCCTCGTTCGTGCAGTTGGAAACCCCCGACGAAATGCGCGGCCGGGTCAGCGCGGTGAACGGCCTGTTCATCGGTGCGTCCAATCAACTGGGTGAGTTCGAGTCGGGGCTGACCGCCCACTGGTTCGGCACCGTGCCCGCCGTGGTGCTGGGCGGAATCGGCACCCTGGTGGTGACCGGGACCTGGATGAAGCTGTTCCCGACCCTCGCCAACCGCGACCGCATGCATGAACGCCAGCCCGAAAACGCCTGATACGTGGGTTCCGGACGGCGATCAGTTGATCTCGATGGTCGCAGTCATCGTCCGTACCGGCATCGTCAGTGAGCGGTCGCTGAAACTGAAGGTGCCTTGCTGCAGGCCCTGCAGGTCGTAGATATAGCTATAGCCCACCACCGCGCCGCCGCTGCACGGCACGAACGGCTTGTTGAAGTCACACAGGGAATAGCGCTGGCTGTAATTGAGCGGCGTGCCATTGAATGTAGCCCCCGGTGCACGGCCGTAACCAAGCTCGACCACGGTCACCGTGATGTTCGGCCCGCGATGGACGTTCTGTGTACGCTGGCGTCCGTCAGAAACATCCTCGATGATTCCCTGCGACGCCACTGTGTAGATCGCCACGCCTTTCAAGGCCGCCGCCGGCGCCGCTTGCAACGGCCCGATGGCCGCCAGCGAGAGTAGGCCGGCGCAGAGCAGCCGACCCATGGCACGGCAATTGCTGACTGATTTCATACTTCTCCCTCTTTCCGTGCCGAGAGTATGCCTCAGCGGGCGGTTTTCGGAGTAGTTCGTGCACAGTCGCGGCGAAATGGGCGGTTCAACAGCCGTCCCTATTGCGCCATTCGGCTGGTATCATAGACGGTTTTTCCCACAGCCAAATTTCATCAGGCCATCAGCGTCTGTGCCTGGCTGTCGGGACCGATTCATTCGAGGCGCCGAAAGCGCCATTGGGGAGCAGAGATGCTGGAAAGGCTGTTTCAACTCAAGGCACACAATACGAATGTGCGCACCGAGATTCTCGCGGGCGTCACGACCTTCCTGGCAATGGCCTACATCCTGTTCGTCAACCCGAGCATTCTCGGTGAAACCGGCATGGACAAGGGCGCGGTCTTTGTCGCAACCTGCCTGGCCGCCGCCATCGGCTCGACCGTGATGGGCCTGATCGCCAACTACCCGATCGCCCTCGCCCCGGGCATGGGCCTGAACGCCTTCTTCACCTACACCGTGGTTCTGCACATGGGCCACACCTGGCAGGTGGCGCTGGGCGCGGTGTTCATCTCGGCGGTGTGTTTCTTCCTGCTGTCGATCTTCCGCATCCGCGAGTGGATCATCAACAGCATCCCGCTGCCGCTGCGTTCGGCGATCGCCGCCGGTATCGGCCTGTTTCTGGCGCTGATCGCCCTGCATAACGCCGGTATCGTCGTCGGCAACCCGGCGACCATGGTCGGCCTCGGCGACCTCAAGCAACCGGCACCGATCCTCGCCACCCTGGGCTTTGCCGTGATCGTCGCCCTGGATGCGCTGAAAGTCCGTGGCGCCGTGCTGATCGGTATCCTCGGCGTGACCATCGTCTCGATCCTGATGGGCTTCAGCCCGTTCGGCGGCATTATCTCGGCCCCGCCCTCGCTGGCACCGACCTTCATGCAGCTGGACATCAAGGGCGCCCTGGATATCGGCCTGGTCAGCGTGATCTTCGCCTTCCTGTTCGTCGATCTGTTCGACAACTCCGGCACCCTGATCGGCGTCGCCAAGCGCGCCGGACTGATGGGCAAGGACGGCCACATGCCGAAAATGGGCCGCGCACTGATTGCCGACAGCACCGCCGCCATGGCCGGCTCGCTGCTGGGCACCTCGACCACCACCAGCTACATCGAGTCGGCAGCGGGCGTCAGCGCCGGCGGCCGCACCGGCCTGACCGCCATCGTGGTCGCCATCCTGTTCCTGCTGGCGCTGTTCTTCTCGCCACTGGCCGGTAGCGTGCCCGCCTTCGCCACCGCCCCGGCCTTGCTGTTCGTCGCCGTGCTGATGGCCTCGGGCCTGGCGGAAATCAACTGGGAAGACATCACCGAGGCCGCGCCCGTGGTGGTCACTACCCTGGCGATGCCGTTCACCTACTCCATCGCCAACGGCATCGCCTTCGGTTTCATTGCCTGGACCGCGATCAAGCTGCTGTCCGGTCGTGGCCGCGAGCTGAACCCGGCGCTGGTGATTCTGTCGATTCTGTTTGTGATCAAGTTGGGTTGGTTCAACGCATGACTTTCGATTCCACCACTTACACCGCCCAGCTCAACGACAAGGTCGCGCGCCTGCGCGACCTGCTGGCGCCGTTCGATGCGCCCGAGCCGAAGGTCTTCGACTCGCCGCTGCAACACTTCCGCCTGCGCGCCGAATTCCGCCTGTGGCGCGAAGCCGGCGAGCGCCACTACGCGATGTTTGCCCAGGACGACAAGCGCACGCCGATCCTGATCGAGCAGTTCCCGATCGCCAGCCTGCGCATCAATGAACTGATGCCAAAGCTCAAGGCCGCCTGGCAAGCCAGCGCACCACTGAGCCACAAACTGTTCCAGGTGGAGTTCCTGACCACCCTGGCCGGCGACGCGATGATCACCCTGTGTTATCACCGCCCGCTGGATGAACAGTGGCAAACCGCCGCCGAGCAACTGGCCGCCGACCTCGGCGTCAGCATCATCGGCCGTTCCAAGGGCAAACGTGTGGTGATCGGCCACGATTACGTGGTGGAGCAGTTCGAGATCGCCGGGCGCACCTTCAGCTACCGGCAACCGGAAGGCGCCTTCACCCAGCCCAACGGCACGCTGAACCAGAAAATGCTCAACTGGGCCTATGAAGCCCTGGGCCAGCGTTCGGACGACCTGCTGGAGCTGTATTGCGGCAACGGTAACTTCACCCTGCCGCTGGCGACCCGGGTGCGCAAGGTGCTGGCCACCGAGATCAGCAAGACCTCGGTCAACGCCGCCCTGAGCAACCTCGACGAAAATGCCGTGGACAACGTGACCCTGGTGCGGCTGTCGGCCGAGGAACTGACCGAGGCGCTGAACGATGTACGGCCATTCCGCCGCCTGCAGGGCATCGACCTGAAGAGCTACCAGTTCGGCAGCGTCTTCGTCGACCCGCCCCGCGCCGGCATGGACCCGGACACCTGCGAGCTGACCCGGCGCTTCGACAACATCCTGTACATCTCCTGCAATCCCGAGACCCTGGCGGCGAACATCGCGCAACTGCACGACACCCACCGCATCGAACGCTGCGCGCTGTTCGATCAGTTCCCCTGGACCCACCACATGGAATCCGGGGTCCTGCTGACCCGCCGCTGAACTCCACACTGGTGGGAGCCGGCTTGCTGGCGATGGCGCCTAGTCAGCCAGCAGAGATGTAAACTGAGTTACGCCTGAGCGAAACCGAACAACTGCGCCGCCGTATCGCACAGCAGATGCTGACGCAACGGCGGTGCACAGGCCAGGCGACGCAGGCGCTCGAACTCGCTGGCGAAACTCACCTCCTGCTCATGCTGGGTATGCGGCCAGTCGCTGCCCCATAGCAGGCGATCCGGCCCCAGGCTCTGCAGCATCAGCGACAGGGCCTTTTCCGCAAAGTGCAGGTTTTGCTCCGGAGCCCCTCCCAGCCGATAGATACCCGAGACCTTGATCCACAAGCGCCCGCTCTCTCCCAGCTCAAGCAAGCGGGCGAAGGCCGGCTGCTCGGCACCGAGTCGCGCATCGGGACGGCCGAAGTGATCGACCACCACCTTGCAACCCATCGCCAGCAATGGCTGGACCAATCCCGGCAGATCCGCCAATGGGCGATGCAACTCGACATGCCAGTCCAACTGCCGCAAGTGCTGGAAAAAACGCTGCCACGTCGATTCGGCGAAGTCCGGTAACGGCTGCCCCATCAGGTTAAGGCGCACGCCTGTCACGCCAAGCGCGGCCATCCGCTGCAACGTGTCGAAGGCGATATCGCGCTCGACCACCACCACTCCGCGCAGCCGCTCGGGAGCCAGCTGCAACGCGGCCAGCAGGTAACTGTTGTCGGTACCGAGGAAACTCGGCTGCACCAACACGCCGTGGCTCAGGCCGTTTTCTTCCAGCCGCGCCAGATAGTCCGCCAGGGTGGCGTCATAATCCGGCGCATAGCGGCGCACTGCCGCCAGGCCCAGACCTCGTTCGAAGACATGGGCGTGGGCATCGATGCCGCTGATCGGCAATGGGCAAGTCTCGGACATGGAACTCATCTATAAACTCAAGAGCCCCGCCTTGCAGGGCGGGGCGAATAGGGAATCAATGGGACAGTTGGGCTGCGTCCTTGCCGGACTCGGCCGGCGATGCGCTCTCCTGCAGATTGCGCCCACGGGTTTCCGGCAACATCAGCGCCGCCAGCACCGCCACGCCATACGCAATGCCGGCATCGATACCGATGGCCGAACCGAGCGACATCGACTCGCTCATATGCCCGACCATGAACGGGAACACCGCCGACAGCACCCGGCCAAAGTTGTAGCAGAAGCCCACGCCAGCCCCGCGCACGTCCGCCGGGTACAGCTCGTTGAAGAACGAACCCAGGCTGGCCGGGATACCGGCAGCGAAGAAGCCGAGGGGGAAACCGAGGAACAGCATCTGCGCATTGCTCAGCGGCAGGAACAGATAGCACTGCACCGTGATCACGCAGCAGCAGGCAAAGAGCAGGATATTCTTGCGCCGACCGATGCGGTCCAGCAGCATCCCGCTGACCACGCAGCCGAACCAGAACGCGACGATGATCACCGCCAGATAGCCGCCGGAACTCAATACCGACAGATTGCGCTCGGTCTTGAGGAAGGTCGGCAGCCAGGTCATTACCGCGTGATAACCGCCATGGGCGCCGAGGCCGAGAAGGCCGCCGAGCAGCGTGACACGTAGCAGCTCAGGACGGAAGATCGCCGCCATCGACGCCAGCAGGCTGCGCTCGCGAGCCTTGGCCTGGCGCTGACCGGCATCCGGCTCGACCACGCTGCGCCGTACATAGATCACCAGCAGCGCCGGCAGCAGGCCGACCAGGAACATCACGCGCCAGGCCATGGCCTCGGGCACAAAGCTGTAGACCAGGGTGAAGACTCCGACTGCCGCTCCCCAGCCAACCGCCCAGGCGCTCTGCACCGCGCCCATCACCTTGCCGCGATAACGCGACTGGATGGTCTCGGCCATCAGCACCGCACCTGCGGCCCACTCACCGCCGATGCCGAAGCCCTGCAACGCCTTGACGATCAGCAACTGGTTGAAGCCGGTGACAAAGGCCGAGAGAAAGGTGAACAGCGAGAACCAGAGGATCATCCACTGCAAGGTCCGCACCCGGCCATAACGGTCGGACAAGGTCCCGCCGAGCCAGCCGCCAATGGCCGAGGTGACCAGCGTGACGCCGCTGATCATGCCGGCCTCGCCCTTGCTCAGGGCGAAGGCGGCGATCAGCGCCGGGATCGCCAGGCCGAACATTTGCACTTCCAGTGCATCCAGGGACCAGCCGCCAAAGCAGGCCCAGAACGTCTTGCGTTCCCTTGAAGTGATGTCGCGGTACCAACTGAACATGATTTCTTATCCTTATAGACAAACGGGGAGCCCGATCGGGGCTCAGCGAATCTCGACGCTGTAGCGGAAGTGGCTGGCATGGCCACGGGAGCGACGCCATTCCAGCGGCCGGCCGGCGTAATCGCGGGCCAGCCGCTCGATCACCACCACCGGGCTGTCGGGCTCGATCTGTAACAGCCGGGCATGCACCTCGCCCACCGCTTCGGCGGTCAGGCTCTCTTCGGCGCAGGCAACGACCTGGCCGCAAAGTGTTTCGTAGATGGGGTAGAGCAGCGGACCCTGCTGGTCGAGGTCGACGGTCAGCAACGCCTGGAATGGCGCCTTGGGCAACCAGATTTCCTCGGCCAGCACCGGCGTGCCTTCGAGCAGACGCAGGCGGACCAAGCGGATCACTTCAGCCTCGGGCGGCAGTCCCAGGACCTGACTGACCGCCGACGGCGCGGGCAACGAATCGATGGTCAGAATCCGGCTTTGGGGCAGTTGGCGCTCACCGGCCAGGTTCTGGAAGCGGAAGAAGCGGAACAGCGAAGACTGGAACTGCGGTCGACGGATGAAGGTGCCACGCCCCTGATGGCGTTCGAGCATGCCCTCCTCCACCAGCTTGTCGATGGCTTTACGCACGGTACCGATGGACAATTGGTACTCGCCGGCCAGCACCGCCTCGGTGGGTATCGCCTCACCGGGGCGCCAGCGGTTATTGGCGATCTGCCGGGCGAGTTCGTCGCGCAGGCGTTGATAGAGCGGAAGACGTTCGTCGCTGGAGAGGGCATTCATTTTTATAATCATCCAGTCATCTATATGAATTTTTACCGAGTATTCTCCCTGGATGAAAAAGCGTCAAGTACATGCTGTGAGTGGCCCCCTGCCCGGCTGCGCAATAGCGCTCAGTCCACGCCCACGTCATCAAGAACTGTCCGCTGATCGAACACTAAAACATCACGGCCTTCCCTGACCTCTGTCGTTCATTTGACTTGGATTAACCAGTTAGTACATTTTATTCTTACAGACCCGATTGCCTTGCGGTCCAAGCCAAAAACAACAATGGAGACTTGCCCATGCCCCCTATCGTGCTGGTGCTCAACGGCCCCAATCTGAACCTGCTGGGAACCCGTGAACCGGCGACCTACGGCCATGAAACCCTGGCCGACCTCTCCGCCTTGTGCGGACGCACGGCCGCCGAACTGGGCCTGACCGTGGAGTTCCGCCAGACCAACCATGAGGGCGAACTGCTCGACTGGATTCATGCGGCCCGCGGCCGCTGCGCCGGCATCATCATCAACCCGGCCGGCTGGACCCACACCTCGGTGGCGAT from Pseudomonas asplenii harbors:
- a CDS encoding GntR family transcriptional regulator, giving the protein MNALSSDERLPLYQRLRDELARQIANNRWRPGEAIPTEAVLAGEYQLSIGTVRKAIDKLVEEGMLERHQGRGTFIRRPQFQSSLFRFFRFQNLAGERQLPQSRILTIDSLPAPSAVSQVLGLPPEAEVIRLVRLRLLEGTPVLAEEIWLPKAPFQALLTVDLDQQGPLLYPIYETLCGQVVACAEESLTAEAVGEVHARLLQIEPDSPVVVIERLARDYAGRPLEWRRSRGHASHFRYSVEIR
- the trmA gene encoding tRNA (uridine(54)-C5)-methyltransferase TrmA, whose protein sequence is MTFDSTTYTAQLNDKVARLRDLLAPFDAPEPKVFDSPLQHFRLRAEFRLWREAGERHYAMFAQDDKRTPILIEQFPIASLRINELMPKLKAAWQASAPLSHKLFQVEFLTTLAGDAMITLCYHRPLDEQWQTAAEQLAADLGVSIIGRSKGKRVVIGHDYVVEQFEIAGRTFSYRQPEGAFTQPNGTLNQKMLNWAYEALGQRSDDLLELYCGNGNFTLPLATRVRKVLATEISKTSVNAALSNLDENAVDNVTLVRLSAEELTEALNDVRPFRRLQGIDLKSYQFGSVFVDPPRAGMDPDTCELTRRFDNILYISCNPETLAANIAQLHDTHRIERCALFDQFPWTHHMESGVLLTRR
- a CDS encoding NCS2 family permease — translated: MLERLFQLKAHNTNVRTEILAGVTTFLAMAYILFVNPSILGETGMDKGAVFVATCLAAAIGSTVMGLIANYPIALAPGMGLNAFFTYTVVLHMGHTWQVALGAVFISAVCFFLLSIFRIREWIINSIPLPLRSAIAAGIGLFLALIALHNAGIVVGNPATMVGLGDLKQPAPILATLGFAVIVALDALKVRGAVLIGILGVTIVSILMGFSPFGGIISAPPSLAPTFMQLDIKGALDIGLVSVIFAFLFVDLFDNSGTLIGVAKRAGLMGKDGHMPKMGRALIADSTAAMAGSLLGTSTTTSYIESAAGVSAGGRTGLTAIVVAILFLLALFFSPLAGSVPAFATAPALLFVAVLMASGLAEINWEDITEAAPVVVTTLAMPFTYSIANGIAFGFIAWTAIKLLSGRGRELNPALVILSILFVIKLGWFNA
- a CDS encoding MFS transporter produces the protein MFSWYRDITSRERKTFWACFGGWSLDALEVQMFGLAIPALIAAFALSKGEAGMISGVTLVTSAIGGWLGGTLSDRYGRVRTLQWMILWFSLFTFLSAFVTGFNQLLIVKALQGFGIGGEWAAGAVLMAETIQSRYRGKVMGAVQSAWAVGWGAAVGVFTLVYSFVPEAMAWRVMFLVGLLPALLVIYVRRSVVEPDAGQRQAKARERSLLASMAAIFRPELLRVTLLGGLLGLGAHGGYHAVMTWLPTFLKTERNLSVLSSGGYLAVIIVAFWFGCVVSGMLLDRIGRRKNILLFACCCVITVQCYLFLPLSNAQMLFLGFPLGFFAAGIPASLGSFFNELYPADVRGAGVGFCYNFGRVLSAVFPFMVGHMSESMSLGSAIGIDAGIAYGVAVLAALMLPETRGRNLQESASPAESGKDAAQLSH
- a CDS encoding DUF4879 domain-containing protein, which translates into the protein MKSVSNCRAMGRLLCAGLLSLAAIGPLQAAPAAALKGVAIYTVASQGIIEDVSDGRQRTQNVHRGPNITVTVVELGYGRAPGATFNGTPLNYSQRYSLCDFNKPFVPCSGGAVVGYSYIYDLQGLQQGTFSFSDRSLTMPVRTMTATIEIN
- a CDS encoding amidohydrolase family protein, which produces MSETCPLPISGIDAHAHVFERGLGLAAVRRYAPDYDATLADYLARLEENGLSHGVLVQPSFLGTDNSYLLAALQLAPERLRGVVVVERDIAFDTLQRMAALGVTGVRLNLMGQPLPDFAESTWQRFFQHLRQLDWHVELHRPLADLPGLVQPLLAMGCKVVVDHFGRPDARLGAEQPAFARLLELGESGRLWIKVSGIYRLGGAPEQNLHFAEKALSLMLQSLGPDRLLWGSDWPHTQHEQEVSFASEFERLRRLACAPPLRQHLLCDTAAQLFGFAQA
- the aroQ gene encoding type II 3-dehydroquinate dehydratase; amino-acid sequence: MPPIVLVLNGPNLNLLGTREPATYGHETLADLSALCGRTAAELGLTVEFRQTNHEGELLDWIHAARGRCAGIIINPAGWTHTSVAIRDALVASELPVIEVHLSNVHAREPFRHHSFVSAIAKAVMCGFGSHGYRLALDYFSQTLKGAKP